Below is a window of Impatiens glandulifera chromosome 2, dImpGla2.1, whole genome shotgun sequence DNA.
tattcattaattaaaaatatattgtttgtgtttataattttgtaatttgtgTGGTATTTATCCAAACACTAATAATACTTTTTctattctcttaaaaaaaaaattttggttatatatataaagttttttttcttatacatttgatgatgtaattatatatacatataaatatttatatataaaaggaaaGAATTgagaagataaaataatatatatatattggtttttaaaattattatatatgtatatataaagctaagtgaaatatatattatatattattttatataaataaataaataaataaataaataaatagaaagataatattatatatttatgaaagaatataatatatatatgtacaaatatttaaattaatgaagaaagataatttatttattatacatgggaaattatgtataaaaactTGTGGAGTTgttctaaaataaattctatcataaaatataaaaagattttaacaattatatcatatatatatatatatatatatataatttttaacaaatatgagagaaattttaaagaaatgaccaagtattttttgtaatgtttgtaAAAATGACTTTTTTGGCATGTAAAAAGTCTAAAATACTCCTTTGTGTGACGCAAAGAAGTGATCTaataatgtttgcaaaaatgaTATTACGTAACACGAagatatattttacaaaaataacgcaaaaagttaatatttatcattaattaatgcAAATTTGTTTaggtataaattaatattataataaagtgttgataatctatattatatatatatatatatatatatatatatatataatgatccttaattttgaaagtttcCGGATTACCGAGTCAAAgatgtagttaatttggatatatatgtgagagtaaatggatattagggtcgaattgtggattgacccgcccataaacttaaaacggttaataataaaataaaaaatgttataggtatgtttcgaatttgcaacataacaaaataaatataaccctttaaccaactaggttaataacactttatattttaaaattaacaccaaatatgataaacgcgggacattttaaccatataagttcaactttttaactaactaatatatatatatatatatatatatataataatcctTAATTtcgaaagtgtccggattgtcgggtcgagagctgtggttaatttggatatgtatgtgagagtaaatgaatatttggatcggattgtgggttgacccacccataaacttaaaatggttaaaaataaaattaaaaatgttatatgtatgtttcgaacttgcaacttaacaaaacaagtaaaccctttaaccaactaggctaataacattttatattttaaattcaacaccaaatttgatgaacgcgagacattttaacaatataattttaactttttaactaactgatctatatatatatatatatatatatatatatatatatataatgatgcttaattttgaaagtgtctagattgttgggtcgagagttgtggttaatttagatatatatatgtgagagtaaatgaatatttgggtcggattgtgggttgactcgcccataaatttaaaacggttaaaaataaaactaaaaatgttatatgtatgtttcgaacttgtaacctaacaaaacaagtataaccttttaaccaactaggctaatacaactttatatttaaattcaacaccaaatatgatgaacgcgggacattttaacaatataagttcaaatttttaactaactaatatatatttatatatatatataatgatgcttaattttgaaagtgtctagattgttgagtcgagagttgtggttaatttagatatagagaaatgattaggtgagggaatttggtgagagaatttggtgagggaatgatttggcataatcttattcgctgaaaaaatcaaataatttatcttttttctctctttcctcccacttttacattttacaaccaatgaaggtgatgccaagtcattccctcaccaaattccctctctctatcactcctcttagatatatatgtgagagtaaatggatacttgggtcgaattgtaggttgacccgcccataaacttaaaacggttaaaaataaaattaaaaatgttatatgtatgtttcgaatttgcaacataataaaataagtacaacattttaaccaactaggctaataacactttatattcaaattcaataccaaatatgataaacgcgggacattttaacaatataagttcaaatttttaattaactaatatatatatatatatatatatatataatgatacttaattttgaaagtgttcagattgctgggtcgagatttcgaactcgcaacctaacaaaacaagtacaaccctttaactaactaggctaataacaatttatattttaaattcaacacaaaatattatgaatgcgagacattttaacaatataagttcaactttttaacaaataatatatatatatatatatagtgtccggattgccgagttgagagttgtggttaatttggatatatatgtgagagtaaatggatatttgagtcagattgtgggttgacccgcccataaacttaaaacggttaataataaaattaaaaatgctatatgtatatttcgaatttgcaacataacaaaacaagtacaactctttaaccaactaggctaataacactttatattttaaaatcaacaccaaatatgataaacacgagacattttaacaatatgagttcaattttttaactaactaatctatatatatatataatgatccttaattttgaaattgtctggattgtcgggtcgagagttgtggttaatttggatatatatgtgagagtaaatagatatttgagtcggattgtggttgacccgcccataaacttaaaacggttaaaaataaaattaaaaatgttatatgtatgtttcaaacttaaaaCCTAATAAAACTAGTACTACCCTTtaaaccaactaggttaataacactttatattttaaattcaatactaaATATGATGAATACAAgatgttttaacaatataaattcaactttttaactaactaatttatatatatatatatatatatatatatatatataatccttaatttttaaagtgtatgGATTATCGGATcgaaaactgtggttaatttggatatgtatttgagagtaaattgatacttgagttgggtgggtcggatcgtgggttgacccgcccaccaaaaaacttaaaaaattaaataaaaatgaaatatacacaaatttttaaacttgcaacctcataatataagtttaatattttaactaactaaattaacaccactttatattttaaaatcaacttcAAAATTGTTGAAcaaatgacatttttaataatataacttcaatattttaaataattaaaataataatattttaaattcatttatataatttattttatatatatatataatttttagtcatacataaatttataaaaaaaaaatcaaatcaaaattgagGTTAGAATCTACTTAGtacaaatttgtaataattataaagagatTAAAGAATATGTATTTAggtctaattattttatttactttaaattatctaatctattcattatttattttcaaaattattagaGCAACTTGTAACCTATAAATAAATAGGGCTTGCTTCATAAAACTAGGGTTTTCTCGCTAAACGCTTTGTTGTTGATTGTCCGGCAGTCGAATTTCCAGCCAAAATGGTATAATCTTCTTCCACTGTGATTCCTTTGAATATTGATTCGATTCTAATTTCgagttttcttttcttctatGATACAGCCATCACACAAGACCTTAAGGATTAAGCTGAAGTTGGGAAAAAAGATGCGCCAGAACAGGCCGATTCCTCACTGGATCCGTCTTCGTACTGATAATACTATCAGGTATTGTTTCTTTACATAACCTTTTCTCCTTCTCAATTTTTAACAATTCATATCATTAATGAACcctaatttctttttttctttaggTACAACGCAAAGCGTAGGCATTGGCGCCGTACAAAACTAGGGTTTTGATCTACTACTGGAATCTTCTCCtactttgtcattttttttatctagctGATTCGAAAGACAATGATATTATaatgatgtttttgttttttcatgttTGAAATATTTACTTCATAATTAAATAGATGGTTACTTCATTTCTTTTCATATTTGTGATGTTTCTTGTGTTAATAGTTCTTGCAGACATGCAGTGGTTTCTTTTTTGGCAAAGTGATAAGATTTTCACtttttttctcttatctggTAAATGTAAATTGAAGGGAGTGTCAAGTTGAAGGTTTGTTCAAATGCTTCATTTCATTACTTTTAATTGTTCAAATGCTTCTCTATTAGTGGTGGCTAGAAGTCTATAGAGCATTGATTGTTATCATTCATGttgtgtttataaaaatataatttcttaaagGTGGTTTATATTGTTGTCTCAAGTTGCAGGTTTGTTGAAATGCTTCTTTTTCCCATTTCATTACTTTTAGCCTTAAATGTTCAAGGGATTCTATCATTAGCTAGAAGTTGTCTGAACATTTTCATCGATCATGTTGTGTTGATAGATATATTGTTGTCTCAAGATGCAGGTTTGTTGAAATGCATCTTATTCCCATTTCATTACTTTTAGCCTTAAATGCTCAAGGGATTCTATCATTAGCTAGAAGTTGTCTGAACATTGTCATCGATCATGTTGTGTTGATAGATATATTGTTGTCTCAAGATGCAAGTTTGTTGAAATGCATCTTTTTCCCATTTCATTACTTTTAGCCTTAAATGTTCAAGGGATTCTATCAGTAGCTAGAAGTTGTCTAAACATTGTCATTGATTATGTTGTGTTGATAGATATAATGTTGTCTCAAGTTGCAGGTTGATCAAATGAATTTTTTCCCATTTCACACTCTTAGCTTAGTGTTCAAAGGTTTCTCTATCAGTGATGGCTAGGATTTTTCTAAACATTGTTATCATTCATGTTgtgttgataaatatataatttcttaaaggTGGTTTATATTTATGGATTTTGCATCATGTGTAAAAGTTGGCTCTATTTTAGAAACATTGAAGTTGCTCTTAATGTgtaagttgaattatgaatgTAGTGGTGTGGTTAATATGCTTAATATTCAAGTATtcttaacatattatatttgttgATCGTCTTTGTCAGGCCATTTTATTGTGTTTTGGCTTTGGTATTGTGTTAGTTTCTTTTTGTAATGAGTCAAGTCATCAGTTGGGAATTGGGATGACAAATTTGATTACTTTGATTCTATTatgtaaatttgtttttatcatttccatttataaaattgatcTTATTACAAGATTTTTAAGATCTAGCTTATTTATCCAACAAGGCCTTGCTTCTATAGAAAGCTCCAAATTCTATAATAGTTGTTGCTTAGTTGATTAGAAAGTGTAGAGAACTTTACTTTTGGATGATAGGAAGAAAATGCATAATATAAAGTGGGTCATCTAGGACCATCTAACActttaaattttcttatatcatTTCAATGAGAATAACAATAGATATTTTGAGAATAAGTAAGACCAATAATAATATTGGTAAGGAAATTCCTTAATATGAGAACTTCTAGTTAATGTGGGAGATTGGAATTGGTTCATTGGTTGAGAGATTAGAATTCAAGAAATAACTCTAATTTTTacaatgaattatttgttttaatggtTTCGATTCTAAACTTGAGTAATGAGTGTTGccttttatttttgtcaaaagaataaatttataattataattggtTGTATTAACATACTTTTGTAATAACTTGTTCACATATGAGATATAGACTATCCTTTTTTTCATACTGTTCTTACCTGTTAGATAAATTTATGTGATTTGTTTGTTGTGttgtttcttcattttttctttctttcctttgTTGGGTTGTGTATtgatgcatttttttttataaaatttattgtttatttaaaaaagaaaattaaattaaatttataaataaaaatagtattatattgttttttttagtaaaatgagCAATACTAATACTCACCTATTCCCTTTTGGGCTTTTTCttcctagttttttttttctttctaaaattcaacttctattattttttttcaatcattaaattacataatttatcaattaaaataataaaatattttttactttatttttgtaaaattaaaattttaaattaaaattttaaataaaaataatattataataatttaatcaattttaaattcaaaattacctcattttcatcaaataaatttttggattaaaattctcaaataactAGTAAAAAAAGCTCTTCTTAGGAGGAGCCTtcataaagtattaaataaataagagaaattatttatttatctcctattaattaggctaaatataataaccaaaatcctatattttatctcctattaattaggctaaatataataaccaaatcctatattttctcaatttagttatttctctattactattataaatagataaactattgtaaagattatttattcaatcaataatattatttcaatctttctcttcaagaactcaatcaaatagttcttgtttattttatcaattcaagaaatttaacttggtatcagagcgtataagggaaaactcccgaaaacgatttcaatggaagaacaatatcactccTCAGTTCTACCAATAATATCTGGAAGCGTAAagcttgataaatataattatatctattggaaatcacaagttactccaatcatgataggttatgattttatggatatagTAGAAAGAAATCTTGAAactcctcccaaatttcttcaagaaacatatggtcaaaataatgcaattcaaatcaagaatccaaagtttaaacaatggcgtatccaagatcaaagggtacttgcatggctcttttcaacattgaccgacgagattcgtcaacaagtctcaaaatcatcttcggcacaagaactttggaaaaccttagagaaaatctatgtttctcaatcaaagagCCGACTATTTGAGTTACGGAGTCAACTCCTAAACGCACACAAAGGTAGTGATTCTCTTCTTAACTTCATTCAACACATCAAAAACCTATCAGATGCACTTATTGCTGCCGGACAATATGTTTCTGATCAAGATCTGCAACTAACTCTACTCAACGGGCTTGGAGACGAGTTCGAGCCGATGATATGTGCTCTAACTTCCGGACAAGATCTATTGTTTAATGAGATGACAGACATACTTCTAAATTATGAACAACgactcatattcaagaaaagaaaattccattatgaaaatatttcgcgCTCAAACGTTTCGGCGAATGTTGCTTATATTTATAGGCATGAAGGCGGAAAGAACCAAAGACAGAACCGAGACAATAATCGTCcgcaatgtaatttttgtcataaaattggtcatcgctccgaaagttgtttttataatccatcttgtcaaatatgtaatgtacaagGACATAGTGCTCTCGAGTGCCCTCGTTTTAATCCTTCTACAAATTCTACGACAATGTTAGTTACATCGTCTACTATTGTAGATCCCACTTGGTGTCCAGATTCAGGTGCTACCGACCATATTACTTCCGATCTTAATAATCTACATGTACATGCTCCTTATACAGGTACTCAAACTATCAAAGTCGGAAACGGTATGCctatgaatatttataatattggtacgactaaaattttaaatcaacaaaaatctCTCTACTTACGTAATATCTTACACGTTCCGAATATTACTAAAAATTTGATGAGTGTCGCGAGATTTTCATCAGATAATAACGTATTTTTTGAATTCCACCCAAATATTTGTCTTATTAAAGACCGAGATACGAAGATAGTGCTTCTTAAGGGATTACTCAAGGACGGACTTTATTGCGTTGAACCTACTGAAAGTTCGTTTTCAACATGTTCTAATAAACAAGCATTTATTGGTATTAGATCTCCGACTCAAATTTGGCATTCACGACTTGGACATCCTTCTAGCGCTACTACATCTTTAGTTATATCACACTTTAAATTACCAGTTTCAGGTAGtaatactatttctttttgtggatcatgtcaatatgggaaagcacataaactacctttttcagcttcaaaatctacatctatggctcctttagacctaattcattcagatgtttggggacctgctcctgaattttcatctaatggttgtcgttatttcgtacattttgtggatgattttagcAAATTCACGTGGATATATCCGCTAAAGAAAAAAATCGGATGTTTTGAAtacgtttatcaactttcttcgacttgttgaaaatttatttagtcgtaaaataaaaatattgcaaactgattggggaggagaatatagaaatttcaaatcattaacagATAATCATGGTATTTTACATCGTTTATCTTGCCCACATACTAGTGAGCAAAATGGCATTGCTGAACGAAAAATTCGTCATATTACGGAAACTGGTCTCACTTTATTGGCTCATGCATCTATGCCACTACATTATTGGAGTGAAGCTTTTGAAACAGCCACATATCTTATCAATCGTCTTCCTACTCCGACATTACATCAACGTTCACCATTCGAGACTATATTTAACTCTTCTCCTGATTATGGTTTTTTGAAGACATTTGGGTGTTCTTGTTATCCACTCACACGGCCGTACAATCAACACAAACTCGATTTTCATACTACTGAATGCAGTTTCCTTGGTTACAGCTCATCTCATAAAGGTTATAAGTGTCTTCACATTCCGTCTGAACGAATATTTATCTCTCGACATGTCACTTTTGACGAACTCACTTTTCCTTTCAAAAATAAGGACCTTGTGCGCTTGTCTAAACCACAAGAAGATAACGAGACATCTCTTCCAACAACTATACTTAATTTACCAATACCACCTCTATTATCTCATATCACTTCACCGTCTTCATCATCACCCTCTTCGACCTCAACAACATCACCAAACACTATAACATCTTCTTCTACTACTATTACTGTTCCTTCAACACAACCAGTTATCACAACAGTTAATGCACCTACATCTTCTActcatcatatgatcacacgCAATAAAGCACGGTCTATGTCCTCATCAGCTCTCATTGCTACTTCTTCCGCTACTACACCTACATGTTTTACCAAAGCTAATAAGGATCCGCAATGGCGTCTTGCCATGACAAATGAATATAATGTTCTTATTCAGAATAAAACATGGTCTCTTATTCCTCGTACACAATCTCATAatattgttggatgtaaatgggtTTTCAAACTCAAGCATAAAGTTGACGGGTCTATTGATCGACATAAAGCACGTCTCGTGGCTAAAGGATTCCATCAACAACAAGGTATTGATTATGAAGAGACATTCAGTCCTGTGGCAAAACCCACTACTATTCGTGTTATTCTTTCTTTGGCAATATCTTATCAATGGTTCATTCATCAACTTGATATTAGcaatgcatttcttcatgggtctctacaagaagaagtttacatggcacaaccacccggttttgtTCATCCAGattttcctaatcatatatGCAAACTTCATAAAGCAATATACGGTCTTAAACAGTCTCCTCGTGCCTGGTATGCTACTCTCCGGACTGCTCTACTATCTTTTGATTTCATAGAATCAAAATCTGACACGGCTCTCTTCACGTATCATGCACCTCAAATAACAGCATACTTTTTAGTATATGTGGACGATATTATTCTCACAGGCAACTCTAAATcgtttctaacaaaaattatatttcaattaaataaattattccctGTTAAAGATTTAGGTCAATTACATTACTTTCTTGGAATGGAAGTCACTCGTACCAAAGATGGcttatttctttctcaatccAAGTATATTGACGATATTCTCACTCGGGCTGATATGATTCAAGCAAAGCCATTACACACTCCCGTCTCTGCTGGCTCATCCCTTTCTAAACATGATGGTGATCCTTTATCTGATCCGTTTCTCTATCGTAGTATAGTAGGGGCTCTACAATATCTTACACTAACTCGTCCTGAGTTAGCCTTTGCTGTCAATCGAGCTTGTCAATTCATGCAAACTCCCACATCTTCTCATTGGGGAGCGGTTAAACGTATTCTTCGATATCTTCGTCATACTCCTCGTCATGGGATCTTTCTTCGTCCAAATTCACAATTCACTCTTGCTGCCTACTCTGATGCTGACTGGGCAGGATGTCCCGATGATCGTCGTTCTACaactggattttgtattttttttaggtGACAACCTCGTTTCTTGGAATTCTAAGAAACAACAAGTAGTTGCTCGCTCTAGTACTGAATCTGAATACCGTGCTCTTGCATATACAACTGCTGATCTTTGTTGGATTCAATCTCTACTTAGTGAACTTCgagtttcactttcttcttctccggttctatggtgtgataatattggtgcCGCATTCTTATCAGCAAACCCGGTATTTCATGCTcgcacaaaacatattgaaatcgaTTTTCACTTTGTTCGGGAAAAAGTTGCTCGTAAACAACTACTCATCCAATATATTCCTACTGAAGatcaagtggctgatatcttcaccaaaggtCTTTCTTCTCATCGATTTGCTCTTTTACGTAGCAAGCTCACGGTTTGTGCCTCACCTTTTCACTTGAAGGGggatgataaagtattaaataaataagagaaattatttatttatctcctattaattagactaaatataataaccaaatcctatattttatctcatattaattaggctaaatataataaccaaatcctatattttctcaatttagttatttctctattactattataaatagataaactattgtaaagattatttattcaatcaataatattatttcaatctttctcttcaagaactcaatcaaatagttcttgtttattttatcaattcaagaaattTAACTAGCCTCAACTCTGACCGCGTGCCTATTGAAGAATGAGCCGGCAAGAGCCAAGGACTCATAGATAGTGTCTTGATTAAGGAAACCCACTGAAGTCGTTACCGACATTAAAGATATTTTTCCTTAAGACATTAATTGATCAACaatttcttttacatttttcttttgtcaaatatttaacaatttctcataTTGGCTATTGAAATAATTCATTAGTCGCTTCCAAAATTTATTACgttttatcataattaattcaatCTTAATATGTTTGTCAAAATGAAGCTTGATGTGgttatcaaattgaaatttgagcAATCAATGAACATATAAAAGCAATTTGAATAGAAAAATTATGAACATCTAAAGCCCATTTATATAttcaaactcaaatttaattcaatatgttCAGTGAAatcataaattaatcaaaccCAAGCCAATTCACTAGATCCATATTTCTACACTCTGCTCACTAACTCAGCTTTGTTGCCAAAACAAAATTCAACAACACAAACCAATTTACATGAAACAGCAAACCTTGGGTAATTAAACATTTGCAAACCTTAGATGAATCAGTTGAGCAAAAAAGAACAAGAACCAAAAACAGGGAAAAACCTTTGCATTCTTCCCAGAACATTTCTTACACATCCATTAAGCTTGAATAATAACATGAGAATCTCTTCCTTTCATCTCCCAATATGTTCATTTTGGAAATTCATTCTTCTTTTGCTGCCATCGAAGAAGTAGATTCTGCTGGTAAAGAAGCATTTACATCTCATTTGTCACCCAAATACTTGATCGAAACTCGGAAAGCAATCTATAATAGATCATAGTTATTTCATCCATAGTCCTGCCGATGGCATAGCATATACCCATCCAAGTACAACCTGAACTGACTGCCAAGATAGAAACCATGTTGGTCAAATTAGGTTATAAGTGTTAACAggctacaaaaaaaaaaacatctaaGGTGCTGTTAGGTACTTGTCTTTGCCCTTGCATCGTGATTACAGAAGTTCATTTAAGTCAATAATcacatttaaaaatactttttatttctaTACTAAACTTGGGTTTTTTTTGTTGAGACTACTTTTTTTCCTGACAGGAGGCTAACCTATCATCACACTTCAACCAAAATGTGTTTATAATGGGAATCAAATTAAGACCTCGTACTCTAGTTCAACATTCTTTCCATTTTAGTGGGAATCGAATTAAGACATACTCTAATTCAACACTCTTTTAAAAACTAAgacaactttaaaattttatttatgttttcgTATCTGAATTcagataaaaaaacatatttaaaaagtgtttccaaatgggacCATCggtattcaaaattttcatgaTAATCGTAACCTTAAAAAATTTACATTTGTTTGTCTAATGTTGAGGATTAACCAGAGCATAGTGACAAGCAACTAAAACACGAGTGTCAATGCAATCAACTAACTTGCGGAATTAAaactaaaacaagaacactTGGTGCCTACACAATGCACCCGATAGGAGGAATAGAAAGAGCAAGCAAGCAAACAATAAAACAACACCAAGATTTAGAGTGGTTCAGTCCAAACTAACCTACATCCATTACCAAGCCTTCCACTATGAACCATTGTAGAGAATTCAAGAAGAATCAAACAAGATAGAAGATGAACACTCTTAGACAACCCGGAGTAGTGTTACAATAAAAACTCTTTCTCCCTCTTCACAGCTCCAAAACGTGATTTGTGAATTGAATAATATTCTACACTCATGCAATATTCAATGTTTCTAAGCGAATATAGTATCTAACAAGAAAATATTCAATGTCTCTCCCCAAAAAAGACTTGGATAAATTACTAAAGGAAAACAGAAATCGCACAAAAGTAGTATTCGGTTCATCCTTTCTGtcactccattttgttgtgtgGTTAGATGTCTCCCAATCTCATGCTCCATACAAAGTTAATTGAATTCATCATTTACAAACTCTTAAGCTATTGTCTGCCCTCAGTTTTTTAGTCCTTCCACTTTGATTCTCAACCAAAGTTTTTCAATCTTTGAACCTTTGTATTGACTCACTTTTTGCTTGCAAAGAAAAACTCACCTTCTTCTTGAAAATTCATCCACAAAGAGAATATAGTATCTAACTCCACCATGAGATGGACTTTGGGTTGATCCTCAAATATCCAAATGAACATAGTCAAGTGGATTTCCCCATCACACTGCTTGCACAATTCAAGCTCACTTAGTTTAAGTTCTTCAAGCAGTCCTTGCTTCCTAAGTCTCTCCTAACTTTTTTAGACTGCTTCCTAAGCTTCTCCAAACTTTTTTGCATGGTTCCAAACCTTAGATGCCACAATTTGGTTGAGTTTGATTGACTCACATAATCCCTTCAAAACATATATGTATGTCTCTTAGTTGTCTTGAATAC
It encodes the following:
- the LOC124927696 gene encoding 60S ribosomal protein L39-1-like produces the protein MPSHKTLRIKLKLGKKMRQNRPIPHWIRLRTDNTIRYNAKRRHWRRTKLGF